The Haloarcula limicola genomic sequence TACCTTGGTCAGACGACGCTGCCGGTCGCCGTCTTCGGGGCCGACGCGGACGAACTCACCTTCACCGTCGAGGTGACGTTCCCGAACCGCCCGCTCCCGCCGGTCACGCAGTCCCGGACGGTCCGGATCCGGTGAGTTCCTGTCCGAAATTCTTGACGCTGGCACGTCTTTTTGAACTGTCTAAACGGCCGCTGTACCTGTAACGAAACCGGACAGGATAGTTCAGGGAGGGTCTAATTCGATGAAATCGAGGAAACGGTCTGGCGTTTATATGGGGACGTAGCGCCATGGTGATACCGAGGAGGACATGTCTAACGTCTCGCCATTCCGGTCAGCGACCGACACCGTCACCGAGAAACTCGTTGACATCCGAGCGCTCGCTGCCGGACCCGTGCGGTTCCTCGGGTTCTGGACGGCGATCCTCGCCCCGCTCGCGTATCCCCCGCTGCTGCTCGGCGGGCTGGACGGACAGACACAACTGCTCCTCCTCGCCGGCGTCTTCGTCGCGAACGTCCTCGGCCTGGTCCTCGGCCGCGGCTACCGCGCGGACGCCTGACGCTCCATCGGCCCCCCGGCCCCTTCGACCCCTTTCGCTTTACTCCCCGAGTATCAACGCCCGGAGGCCCTCGGCGTCGTCGGCGAGATAATTGACCATCGAGAGGTCCGTTTCGTCGCCGTCGCCGCGGAACCCGACGGTGGTCATCCCCGCCGCCACGGCCGCTCGCGCGCCCGCGGTGGAGTCCTCGACGGCCCAGCACTTGCCCGGAGCGACGCCGAGTTCGGCCGCGCCGCGCTCGTAGATGTCCGGTTCGGGCTTACCCGGCCCGTCGACGTCCTGTGCGCTGACGGCGGCGTCGAAGTGCGAGAGTAAGTCGAACCGCTCGTCGACGACGTCGATCCAGTCCCAGGGGGCCGACGTGGTGAGCGCAAGCGAGACCCCCGCCGCGCCGAGGTCGTCGAGCAGTTCGTGCGCGCCGTCTAAGAGCGTCGCGTGCTCGCTGTAGATCTCCTGACCGGCCTCCTCGAAGAGGGACTCGTACTCCTCGCGGGAGACGGCCATGTCGTACTCGGCGTTCAGGTCGGGGTAGACCTCCGAGTAGTCGCGGCCGGTGATGGCCGACAGCGGGATGTCGTCGTTCGGCGCGACGGTCGGCAGGATGTGGTCGCGCTGGACGGTGACCCAGTGGTCCTCGGACTGGACGAGGACGCCGTCCATGTCGAAACAGATGGCGGGCGGAACGTCGCTCATTACCGACTCTCAGTCGCTCGGGGGTTTTGCCTGTTGTGGGCGAGCCTTCATATACGAGAACGGGACCACCCCGACCCATGCACGACGGAACGCGCGTGATGGCCGGCGAGTGTACGACCGTCTTCGAAGGGTCCCGCGAGCGAGAACAGCGCGGCGACGTGCTGGTGGTCGTCAAACCCGACAACACCGTCCTCGTCCACGACGCCGAGGGCTACCAACCGGTGGCGTGGCTCACCCGCGCCGAGAGCGTCGCCGTCTCGGACGGCACCGTGACCGCGAGAGACGGCGAGGAACTGCTCCGCGTAGTCGCCCACGAGGAACACGGCAGCGCTCGGTTTCCGGCCTCTCACGCGGGCGTGCCGGTCGCCGACTGCCCGGACTGTCCGGGGACGCTCGTCCGCACCCGCGGGAGCGTCACCTGTACCGGCTGTGACCGCGCCCACGGCCTCCCCTCCGACGCCACCGTCACCGGCGGGCGCTGTGACGACTGCGGCCTGCCGACGATGCGCGTCGAACGCGGCGAGGCTTTCGAACTCTGTCTGGACCGCGAGTGCGACCCGCTGGACGACCGCGTAACCGACGCCTTCGACCGCGTCTGGTCCTGTCCCGACTGCGACGGCGACCTGCGGATCATCCGCCGCGGCGGCCTACTGGCCGGCTGCGAGCGCTACCCCGACTGCGACACCGGCTTCTCGTTCCCCTCGGGAATCGTCGTCGGCGACTGCCCCTGTGGGCTCCCCGCGTTCGAGACGGCCGGCGGCCGACGCTGTCTGGACAGCACCTGCGAGCAGATGGGGTAATCGGCTCCTGACTCCTGAACGTTTCAGAACCCAGCAAAACGTTCACGGGGTGGGACTGAGAGCGAGTGAAACTTCCGCGAGGGAGAAGACGCGAAGCGTCTTCCGGGATTGAAAGGGGCCGACCGCTCCGGGAAGACGGCTGACGTAAGCACCACAGGAACGACCATCGGGAGTGACGAGGAGCGCAGCGAAGCCCTCGACTGGAGCGGTCGGGGGCTTTCGAGGTAGTCACTGCGGTAACGGGAGGCGGAGCAATTCTTTCAGCGATTGCTAGCCGTGACCCGGAGGGGATTTGTCCCCGCACGGACCAGACACGGGCATGGACATCACACTCGACGGCGACGTCGTCCGGGCGGGCCAGCGCGCCCGGGAGCGGTTCTACGATTCGCGGGGGTACGGTCGCGTCCGGGGCGGCGAACTGGACCTCGCGCCGGTCGAGGCCGCGCACCTCCTCTACCGCGGCGACATCGAAGGGGTCGACGGGATGGACTTCCGCGAGTTGCTCACCTCGACGGCCGTCTCGGAGGTCGAGTTCTTCGTCTACAAGGACCTGCGGGACCGGGGGTTCTACCTCACGCCGGCCCGCGAGGGCTGGGTCGAGGACTCCGAAGGCGTGGACTTCGTGGTGTACCCCCGCGGGCAGGGACCGTGGGACGACGCGGTCGCTCACCGGGTCCGGGTCGTCGGCGAGCGGGACGGCCTGCCGGCGGCGTCGCTGGGCGACTGCGTGCTGAGCGTCGTCGACGAGGAGAGCGAGATAACGTACCTCGATACCGACCGGCCCGAGGTGGCCGGCACCAGCGACCCGAGCGTCCCGGCGACCGCGGGGGACCTGCTGGCCGAGCGCGCGGTGTGCTGGGACCCGCCCGCGGCGCTGTACGAGCGGGCGTTCTACGGCCAGCGACTCGACGAGGACGCGGTTCAACTCTCGCTGGTCGAGGCCGCCTACCTCGCCCGCGAGGGACACCTCTCGCTCGATGGGGGGGCCGAGGCGGTCGTCGAACGCGGCCACGACGTGGAGGGCGAGCGGTTCGACCGGCGGCTGGCGGTCTACACGGCGCTTCGAGAGTCGGGCGTCGTCCCCAAGACCGGATTCAAGTTCGGCGCGGATTTCCGAACCTACGCCGACGCGGAGTCCGTCGAGAATCTGGGCCACTCAGAGCGGCTGGTCCGGGTGTTGCCGACCGAGTACGTCTTCGAACCGCGGGACCTCGCGCTGGACGTGCGGCTGGCCCACGGCGTGCGAAAGACGATGGTGTTCGCGCTGACCGACGGGGCGGGCGTCGAGTGGGTCGCCGTCGAGCGGCTGACGCCCTGAGAGCAGTCGCCGCGACGCCTCGAAACGAACCCTTTTTGCGCCGACCGGGCCGATGGGTCGGTGTACGATGTCCGACCGCGACACGCCGACAGAGGACGCATCGCCCGACGAGGACCGCCGCCGGTCGGGGCGAGCGTGGCGCGGGTCGGACGCGCCGCTTCGCGCCGACGGGGGCGAAGCGAACGACGAGAGCCGACCCTCGTCGGAGCTTCGCTCTGACGGCGGTGAGGCGAGCGAAGCGAGGCGAGCTTCGTCAGCGCTCCGCGCTGACGGTGGCACGGAAACCGAGGGCGCGGACGACGTGCGACTCGACCCGTGGGGTTCCTCGACGATCGCCGACTACCGGAAACTGTTCGAGCAGTTCGGCATCGAGGAGTTCGACGAGGTGCTGCCGGAGGTGCCCGACCCGCACTACCTGATGCGGCGGGGCGTCATCTTCGGCCACCGCGACTACCGACCGGTCGCAGAGGCCATGCGCGAGGGCGAGGAGTTCGCGTCGCTCTCTGGGTTCATGCCGACCGGAGATCCCCACATCGGCCACAAGATGGTGTTCGACGAGATAATCTGGCACCAGCAGCAGGGCGGCGACGCCTACGCGCTCATCGCCGACCTCGAAGCCCACGCCGCTCGCGGGCTCTCCTGGGAGAAGATCGACGAGCACGCCCGCAGTTACGTCCTCTCCCTGCTCGCGCTCGGCTTCGACCCCGAGGAGGGCGAGCTGTACCGCCAATCCGATAACCGCGAGCTACAGGACCTGGCGTTCGAACTCGGGACGGAGGCGAACTTCTCGGAACTGCAGGCGATCTACGACTTCGGCGGCGAGACGAACGTCTCCTACATGCAGTCGGTCGTCACGCAGATGGCCGACATCCTGTATCCGCAACTCGACGAGCCGAAGCCGACGGTCATCCCCGTCGGCCCGGATCAGGACCCCCACATGCGACTGGCCCGGGACCTCGCGGCGCGGATGCGCTACTTCGGTGTCCGGGAGGCCTTCGCCAGTTTCGAGGCGGAAGCGGACGAGCGAGTCCTGCTCCGGCAGGCCTACGACGCCCGCGAGGAGTACGCCGAGGACGCCGACCTGCCCCGCTGTGGCGAGGCCGCCGACTGGCTTCGAACCCGAGAGCCGGCCCCGCCCGACGCCCGCGAATCCACCGTCGAGAAGTTGGAGAACGCCGGGAAGGAACCGCTCCGTCCCCGGACCCGAATCTTCGACCGACGGGCGACCGACGCGGCCTTCGAGGCGCTCATCGAGGCCGTTCCCGGGGAGAAGCGCGTCTACGACGAGCATATCGACGCCTTCGAGCTAGGCGAGGGAGACGCCGAGGAGCTCGCTCGCGAAGTGGAACTGGACCACGGCGGCCACGGCTTCCTCCCGCCGTCGTCGGTCTACCACCGCTTCATGACCGGGCTGACCGGCGGGAAGATGTCCTCGTCGGTTCCGGCCTCGCACATCTCCCTACTCGACGACCCCGAGGACGGTTACGACAAAGTGAAGTCGGCGACGACGGGCGGGCGGACTACCGCCGAGGAACAGCGCGAGAAGGGCGGTAAAGCCGACGAGTGTCCCGTGTACGAACTGTACGCCTACCTGCTGTCGGGCGACGACGACGAGTTCGCCAAGGAGGTCTACGAGGAGTGCGTCGGCGGCGAACGCCTCTGTGGGGGCTGTAAGGAGCAGGCCGCCGAGCTGATGGAGTCGTTCCTCGAAGACCACCAGGAGAAACGCGCCGAGTGGGAGGAGAAACTGGACGACCTCGACATCGACCTCGATTCCGACCGCAAGCGCGCGTAGCGCTCGGCGGTCGCTTCTCCGCCGCTCGATTTCATCGCTAATCGGTGACGCAACCCTTTTACTGCCCAATCACGACCCTCCGCACATGGCATCCGAATCCCACCGCGCCGGCGTCGCCCGCCAGCCAGATCGCCGTCCGGGGTTCGGCTTCTTCTTCGCCGCCTGACGGTGCGTGGACTCCGACCGCGTCGGGAGGCGCTGTCGGACGAAACCGCCCGGCAGGAAGTGAGAACCGTTAACTGAGCGACCCGCGGTATTTCCCGACAACGACCGAGACACCCGCATGAAACGACCACAGGCACAGGTGGCCGTCCTACAGGCCGCCGACGCACAGGAGGACAGACGGATCGACGAGGTGGCCGAGGACGCCGACCTCAAACCCGAGGCGGCCACGCGAGCGGCCTTCGAACTCGAGGCCGACGGCCTCGTGACCGTCGCCGAGGAGACGCTCGAACACTACGACCTGACCGAGGAGGGCGAACGCTACGTCCGCGAGAGCCTGCCGGAACAGGACCTCTACGCGGCCGCGCTGGACGCCGGGGCCGACGAGGAACCCGCGCAGATGGGACAGGTCATCGGCGCGTCCGGCCTCGAAGGCGGGGCCGTCGACATCGCGCTGTCGAACTACGCCCGCAAGGGGTACGGCGAGATCGACAGCGGCAAGATAACGGCCGATCCCGCGGTCGACGCGGGGGCCGACCCCGAGATGCACGCGCTTGAGGCCGTCGCCGACGGCCGCATCGAGGACGCCGACGCCGAGGCGCTCGACCAACTGGAACGCCGCGGCTTGCTCGAACTCAGCGAGGAGACGGTTCGGTCGGTGCGCCTGACCGACGGCGGCGTCACGGCGCTGATGGAGGGCGTCGAGGCCGCCGAGACGGTCGACCAGCTAACCCCGGAACTGCTCACCAGCGGCGAGTGGGAGGACGTGGAGTTCACCGAGTACAACGTCGAAGCCGACGCCGAGGACGTGAGCCACGGCAAGGAACACATCCTCCGTCAGACCGCCAATCGCGTGAAGGACACCCTCGTCGGCATGGGTTTTCAGGAGATGGAGGGGCCGCACGTCGACGCCCAGTTCTGGATCAACGACTGCCTGTTCATGCCCCAGGACCACCCCGCCCGGACCCACTGGGACCAGTTCGCGCTCTCGCAACCCGACGAGATCAAGGAGCTACCCGAGGATCTCGTCGAGCGCGTTCGCTCGGCGCACTTAGAGGGCGTCGGGCCCGACGGCGAGGGGTACCACTCGCCGTGGGAGGAAGACGTCGCCCGGGGGCTGGACCTCCGCGGACACACCACCTCGCTGTCGATGCGGTACCTCTCGGGACACGAGGTCGGCGAGCTGGAACCGCCCAAGCGCTTCTTCAGCGTCGAGAAGGTGTACCGCAACGACACGCTCGATCCGACGCACCTGCTTGAATTCTTCCAGATAGAGGGCTGGGTGATGGCCGAGGACCTCTCCGTGCGCGACCTGATGGGGACGTTCACGGAGTTCTACGAGCAGTTCGGCATCACCGACCTGGAGTTCAAACCCCACTACAACCCCTACACCGAACCGAGCTTCGAGCTGTTCGGAACCCACCCCGAGACCGGCGAGGTCGTCGAGGTGGGGAACTCCGGCATCTTCCGCGACGAGGTGCTCGATCCGCTGGGCGTCGACTGCGACGTGATGGCGTGGGGGCTCTCGCTCGAACGACTACTCATGCTCATGTACGGCTTCGAGGACATCCGCGACGTGCACGGGACGCTCTGTGACTTGGAACTGCTGCGGGAGACGGAGGTGATGCGCTGATGCCCGTCGTCGACGTCGACCCCGACGAACTGCGTTACCTGACCGGTCACGACGAGAAAGACGACGACGAACTCAAGTCCGACCTCTTCGACCTCGGCCTGGAGTTCGAGGGCTGGACCGAGGACGACGAGTTCCAACTGGAGTTCGCCCCCGACCGCCTCGATCGCCTCTCGGTCGAGGGCGTCGCCCGCTCGCTTCGCTACCACTACGGCGACGACCGGGGCGTCTACGTCCCGAGCACGAACAGCGCCGAGTGGACGATCGAAGTCGAGGACCAACCCGCGGGTCGCCCCTACGTCACCGGCGCTATCGTCCGGGGCCTCGACATGGACGAGGACGCGCTGGAGTCGCTGATCCAACTGCAGGAGAAACTCCACGCGACGATGGGCCGCAAGCGCGCGAAAGGCGCTATCGGCGTCCACGACCTCACCATGATGAAGGGAGACGCCGCGACGGAGGGAACTGGCAAATCCATCACCTACACGAGCGTCGATCCCGACGAGGCGACGTTCGTGCCGCTCGACGCCGACGCGGAGATGACGCCCAACGAGGTCGTCGCCGACCACGAGACCGGACGGGCTTACGGCGACCTCGTCGCGGGCTTCGACCGCGTGCCCGCCATCTTCGACTCCATCGGCCTGTTCTCGTTCCCGCCGGTCATCAACGGCCGCCGGACAGAGGTGACCGAGGGCTCCCGAGACCTCTTCATCGAGATGACCGGGACCGACCAGTGGACCATCGACCACATGTGCAACATCGTCTGCTACGCGCTCGAAGCGCGCGGCGGCAAGGTCGAACGTGTCGAGGTCGAGTACGCCGACAACGCACCCGGCGAGTACGCCGGCCGGACGCTCGAACGGCCCGACTTCGAGGTCAGGTCGAAGACGGTCACGCTAGAGCGGATTCGCAACGTCCTCGGCGTCGACCTGGACGCCCGTGAAGTAATCGACTACGCCGAGCGCGCGGGGCTGGACGCGACGCGGACCGAGACCGACGACGGGGCGGTCGCCTTCGAAGTGGAGGTCCCGCCCTACCGCGTCGACGTCATTCACCCGCTGGACCTCATCGACGACATCGGCCGCGCGCTGGGGTTCAACACGCTCGAACCCACGTACCCCGACGTCTCGACGGTCGGCGGCCGCCACGAGCGCTCTCGACTGGAGGACGCGGCCCGCGATACGCTGGTCGGGCTGGGCTTCGAGGACCTGCTGAACTTCCACATGACCAACGAGGCGGAGAACTTCCGTAGAATGGGCCTCACCGCGGACGACGACGCCGTCGGCGCGGCCGACCCGGTGACGATTCAGGAACCCTACAGCGAGGACTACACCGTCCTCCGAACCTGGGCGCTCCCGTCGCTGCTGATGGTCTTAGAGAACAACACGCACCGGCGCTACCCGCAGGACCTCGCGGAGATCGGCCTCGCCGCCGGTCTGGACGACTCGCAGAACACCGGCGTCGCCGAGCACCGAACCGTCGCGGGCGCGCTCGCGCGGACCGACGCCTCCTACGAGGACGCGAAGGCCCGCCTGCAGGCCATCGCCGAGGCGTTCGATAAAGACCTCCGGACGCCGCCGACGACCCACCCGTCGTTCATCGACGGCCGGGCCGCCGACGTGGTGTTAGACGGCGAGCCCGTCGGTGTTGTGGGTGAGGTCCACCCGAAGGTCCTCGTCGAACACGACTTGGAGCTGCCGGTGGCAGCCTTCGAATTCCGACTGGACGGGCTAGAATAGGGCGCAAGCGACCGCTCTTGCCTCTCTCGCTATCTGTCGCTCGGATAGACGTACTCCACGTCCCTTGGCTGGCTGTCCGCGTTTTCGTCGGTTTCGACGACGATGGTCGACGAGAGCTTGTTGAACAGTCGCAGCCCCTCCTCCTCGTAGGCCAGCCAGCCGATAATGAGGTCGAGGGGTAGCAAGAACGCCTTGCCGAAGCTCTCGATCGCGGCGGTCGCGTAATCGATGGGATCGCCGCGCTCGTCGGTGACAGCGATGTTCATCACCAGTTTCCCGGTCGACTGTCCCTGATAGCCTTCGAGGGCAGTCCAGTAGACGAACAGTCCGACGCCGTTCATCCCGGCGAAGGGAGTCGTGATAGAGAGGCTGCCGGTGAGCAGCGAGAAGACGTTCGCGACTTCGCCGAGACCGGCCAGAATCGCGCCGACGAGTATCACGTCGATCAGCCACGCGAGGAATCGGTCGTCCCAGGAGGCGATGTGGAGCGTTCGGGGCGTATCAGCCATGCCTCGGCTACTCGCACTCCCCACTTCAACGTTGGTTACAGGTCAGCGCCGACCGCCGCTTCGACGCTGTCGAAGCCGTCCGCTTCGAGCAAGTCGAGTAGCCCCTCGTTGATGTCCCGGGCGATAGACGGCCCGCGGTAGACGAGACCGGTGTACAACTGGACGAGCGAGGCCCCGGCCCGAATCTTTCGATACGCGCCCTCGGCCGTCGAGACACCGCCGACGCCGACGACCGGAACGTCGACGCGTTCGGCGACGAACCGAACCATCTCCGTCGAACGCCCTTCGATCGGTTTCCCCGAGAGGCCGCCCCGCTCGCTCGCGTTCGGCGAGCGCAGACTGGTCGGGCGCTCGGTCGAGGTGTTGGTCGCGACGACGCCGTCGAGACCGAGTTCGGTCACCAGATCAAGCGTGTCCTCGACGGCGGGTTCGGGGAGGTCCGGCGAGAGCTTCACGAGCAGCGGCGACGCGCCGGCGTCCTGCAGTTCCTCGAAGATAGCCGTCATCGCCTCGCGGTTCTGGAGTTCCTCGAACCCCTGTGAGTTCGGGCAGGAGACGTTCACGACGAAGAAGTCGCCGCCTGCGGCGACCCGTTCGTACGTGTAGCGGTAGTCCGCCGGCGCGTCGTCGGTGCCGACGTGCTCGCTCTTGGCGATGTTGACGCCGATCGGAAACGGGGCGTCCGTCGCTGCCAGTCGCTCGCCGACGACGTCGGCACCGTCGTTGTTCAGTCCCATCCGGTTGATGATCCCCTCGTCTTCGCGCAGGCGGAACATCCGCGGGCGAGCGTTGCCGGTCTGAGGTTCTGCGGTCACGCCGCCGACTTCCGCGAAGCCGAAACCCAGCGAGGCCAGCATCGTCGGGACGGTCGCGTTCTTATCGAACCCGGCGGCGACGCCGACCGGATTAGCGAACGACTGGCCGAACGCCTCGACGGTGAGGCTGTCGTCCGTAACTACGTACCGGTCGGCGACGGCGTCAGCGACCGGCGTTCCGGCCGTCGCTTCCAACAACGTATGCACGGCGTTATTGGCCGTCTCCGCCGGTAGCGTGAACAGTACCGGTCTGGCGATGTCGTAGAGTCTCATTCGTGAATTCGAGTCTCGTCTCGGTGATACTGGAAAACCAGCGAGAACGGATTAGAAGTCGTGTTCGACCTCGTCTGGGTCCGCCTTCTGGATGATAATCTTGTTGTCGCGCACCCGAACGAACACCTCGTCACCGATCTCCATGCCGGCGACGGCCAGCTCGTCTTCGTGGATGT encodes the following:
- a CDS encoding tryptophan--tRNA ligase; the encoded protein is MSDRDTPTEDASPDEDRRRSGRAWRGSDAPLRADGGEANDESRPSSELRSDGGEASEARRASSALRADGGTETEGADDVRLDPWGSSTIADYRKLFEQFGIEEFDEVLPEVPDPHYLMRRGVIFGHRDYRPVAEAMREGEEFASLSGFMPTGDPHIGHKMVFDEIIWHQQQGGDAYALIADLEAHAARGLSWEKIDEHARSYVLSLLALGFDPEEGELYRQSDNRELQDLAFELGTEANFSELQAIYDFGGETNVSYMQSVVTQMADILYPQLDEPKPTVIPVGPDQDPHMRLARDLAARMRYFGVREAFASFEAEADERVLLRQAYDAREEYAEDADLPRCGEAADWLRTREPAPPDARESTVEKLENAGKEPLRPRTRIFDRRATDAAFEALIEAVPGEKRVYDEHIDAFELGEGDAEELAREVELDHGGHGFLPPSSVYHRFMTGLTGGKMSSSVPASHISLLDDPEDGYDKVKSATTGGRTTAEEQREKGGKADECPVYELYAYLLSGDDDEFAKEVYEECVGGERLCGGCKEQAAELMESFLEDHQEKRAEWEEKLDDLDIDLDSDRKRA
- a CDS encoding RDD family protein, which codes for MADTPRTLHIASWDDRFLAWLIDVILVGAILAGLGEVANVFSLLTGSLSITTPFAGMNGVGLFVYWTALEGYQGQSTGKLVMNIAVTDERGDPIDYATAAIESFGKAFLLPLDLIIGWLAYEEEGLRLFNKLSSTIVVETDENADSQPRDVEYVYPSDR
- the pheT gene encoding phenylalanine--tRNA ligase subunit beta, which encodes MPVVDVDPDELRYLTGHDEKDDDELKSDLFDLGLEFEGWTEDDEFQLEFAPDRLDRLSVEGVARSLRYHYGDDRGVYVPSTNSAEWTIEVEDQPAGRPYVTGAIVRGLDMDEDALESLIQLQEKLHATMGRKRAKGAIGVHDLTMMKGDAATEGTGKSITYTSVDPDEATFVPLDADAEMTPNEVVADHETGRAYGDLVAGFDRVPAIFDSIGLFSFPPVINGRRTEVTEGSRDLFIEMTGTDQWTIDHMCNIVCYALEARGGKVERVEVEYADNAPGEYAGRTLERPDFEVRSKTVTLERIRNVLGVDLDAREVIDYAERAGLDATRTETDDGAVAFEVEVPPYRVDVIHPLDLIDDIGRALGFNTLEPTYPDVSTVGGRHERSRLEDAARDTLVGLGFEDLLNFHMTNEAENFRRMGLTADDDAVGAADPVTIQEPYSEDYTVLRTWALPSLLMVLENNTHRRYPQDLAEIGLAAGLDDSQNTGVAEHRTVAGALARTDASYEDAKARLQAIAEAFDKDLRTPPTTHPSFIDGRAADVVLDGEPVGVVGEVHPKVLVEHDLELPVAAFEFRLDGLE
- a CDS encoding quinone-dependent dihydroorotate dehydrogenase produces the protein MRLYDIARPVLFTLPAETANNAVHTLLEATAGTPVADAVADRYVVTDDSLTVEAFGQSFANPVGVAAGFDKNATVPTMLASLGFGFAEVGGVTAEPQTGNARPRMFRLREDEGIINRMGLNNDGADVVGERLAATDAPFPIGVNIAKSEHVGTDDAPADYRYTYERVAAGGDFFVVNVSCPNSQGFEELQNREAMTAIFEELQDAGASPLLVKLSPDLPEPAVEDTLDLVTELGLDGVVATNTSTERPTSLRSPNASERGGLSGKPIEGRSTEMVRFVAERVDVPVVGVGGVSTAEGAYRKIRAGASLVQLYTGLVYRGPSIARDINEGLLDLLEADGFDSVEAAVGADL
- the endA gene encoding tRNA-intron lyase; translated protein: MDITLDGDVVRAGQRARERFYDSRGYGRVRGGELDLAPVEAAHLLYRGDIEGVDGMDFRELLTSTAVSEVEFFVYKDLRDRGFYLTPAREGWVEDSEGVDFVVYPRGQGPWDDAVAHRVRVVGERDGLPAASLGDCVLSVVDEESEITYLDTDRPEVAGTSDPSVPATAGDLLAERAVCWDPPAALYERAFYGQRLDEDAVQLSLVEAAYLAREGHLSLDGGAEAVVERGHDVEGERFDRRLAVYTALRESGVVPKTGFKFGADFRTYADAESVENLGHSERLVRVLPTEYVFEPRDLALDVRLAHGVRKTMVFALTDGAGVEWVAVERLTP
- a CDS encoding HAD family hydrolase, whose translation is MSDVPPAICFDMDGVLVQSEDHWVTVQRDHILPTVAPNDDIPLSAITGRDYSEVYPDLNAEYDMAVSREEYESLFEEAGQEIYSEHATLLDGAHELLDDLGAAGVSLALTTSAPWDWIDVVDERFDLLSHFDAAVSAQDVDGPGKPEPDIYERGAAELGVAPGKCWAVEDSTAGARAAVAAGMTTVGFRGDGDETDLSMVNYLADDAEGLRALILGE
- a CDS encoding endonuclease NucS domain-containing protein, which codes for MHDGTRVMAGECTTVFEGSREREQRGDVLVVVKPDNTVLVHDAEGYQPVAWLTRAESVAVSDGTVTARDGEELLRVVAHEEHGSARFPASHAGVPVADCPDCPGTLVRTRGSVTCTGCDRAHGLPSDATVTGGRCDDCGLPTMRVERGEAFELCLDRECDPLDDRVTDAFDRVWSCPDCDGDLRIIRRGGLLAGCERYPDCDTGFSFPSGIVVGDCPCGLPAFETAGGRRCLDSTCEQMG
- a CDS encoding phenylalanine--tRNA ligase subunit alpha; the protein is MKRPQAQVAVLQAADAQEDRRIDEVAEDADLKPEAATRAAFELEADGLVTVAEETLEHYDLTEEGERYVRESLPEQDLYAAALDAGADEEPAQMGQVIGASGLEGGAVDIALSNYARKGYGEIDSGKITADPAVDAGADPEMHALEAVADGRIEDADAEALDQLERRGLLELSEETVRSVRLTDGGVTALMEGVEAAETVDQLTPELLTSGEWEDVEFTEYNVEADAEDVSHGKEHILRQTANRVKDTLVGMGFQEMEGPHVDAQFWINDCLFMPQDHPARTHWDQFALSQPDEIKELPEDLVERVRSAHLEGVGPDGEGYHSPWEEDVARGLDLRGHTTSLSMRYLSGHEVGELEPPKRFFSVEKVYRNDTLDPTHLLEFFQIEGWVMAEDLSVRDLMGTFTEFYEQFGITDLEFKPHYNPYTEPSFELFGTHPETGEVVEVGNSGIFRDEVLDPLGVDCDVMAWGLSLERLLMLMYGFEDIRDVHGTLCDLELLRETEVMR